The following are encoded together in the Pedobacter steynii genome:
- a CDS encoding DUF2752 domain-containing protein: MPVELIFWIIALVLLATAEPVKHGHIHHFTLCPLANMGFDWCPGCGIGRAITQLFHGNIRESLEQHWFGIPALMIIIHRIIELINRIIINNRKLKYKEERYV; the protein is encoded by the coding sequence ATGCCTGTTGAACTGATCTTTTGGATCATAGCCTTGGTCCTGCTGGCAACAGCAGAACCGGTAAAACATGGACATATTCATCATTTTACACTTTGCCCTCTGGCCAATATGGGTTTTGACTGGTGTCCGGGATGCGGAATTGGAAGAGCGATAACGCAATTGTTCCATGGAAACATCAGGGAAAGCCTGGAACAGCACTGGTTTGGAATTCCAGCGCTAATGATTATTATCCATAGGATAATAGAATTGATAAATAGAATAATAATTAATAATAGAAAATTAAAATATAAGGAGGAAAGATATGTTTGA
- a CDS encoding phosphatidate cytidylyltransferase yields the protein MKTRAITAFFFTIVMLGSMFLGPYVFSIFYLLLSLGALLEFFKLIKTAGIRPHRNIALIAATLIFLMTAGYHVLKFETKFLLLLVPLIFSVFISELYKKEKIPFANISYTFVGFMYVTVPFCFFYSLGFIGHATEYSFHLPLAFMLMLWANDTGAYLFGSKFGKTRLFERHSPKKSWEGFFGGMFTSLVVAYVLSIFFTELPVWAWGGMAILISSFGTLGDLVESMLKRSLNAKDSGNILPGHGGFLDRFDGLLIAAPVVYAYLYLILY from the coding sequence ATGAAGACCAGGGCAATTACCGCTTTCTTTTTTACTATAGTGATGTTAGGCTCGATGTTTTTGGGCCCTTATGTCTTTTCTATATTTTATCTCCTACTCAGTCTGGGCGCCTTGCTTGAATTCTTTAAACTGATTAAAACAGCAGGAATCCGGCCACACCGTAATATTGCGTTAATTGCGGCAACATTGATCTTCCTGATGACTGCAGGATATCATGTATTAAAGTTTGAAACTAAGTTCTTACTCCTTTTAGTACCGTTAATCTTTTCTGTATTTATCAGTGAACTGTATAAAAAGGAAAAAATTCCATTTGCCAACATCTCCTATACTTTTGTAGGATTTATGTACGTGACTGTACCTTTTTGTTTCTTTTATTCGCTGGGTTTTATAGGTCATGCTACTGAATATAGTTTCCATTTGCCACTGGCTTTTATGCTCATGCTTTGGGCAAATGACACTGGGGCCTATCTTTTCGGCTCTAAATTCGGGAAAACCAGGTTATTTGAGCGCCATTCCCCTAAGAAATCCTGGGAAGGTTTTTTTGGAGGGATGTTTACCAGCCTGGTGGTTGCTTACGTCCTTTCTATTTTCTTTACAGAGCTGCCTGTATGGGCCTGGGGAGGAATGGCTATTCTGATTTCCAGCTTTGGCACCCTAGGGGATCTGGTGGAATCCATGCTAAAAAGAAGCCTTAATGCCAAAGATTCAGGAAATATCCTACCGGGACACGGAGGTTTTCTGGATCGCTTTGACGGGCTCTTGATTGCAGCACCTGTTGTATACGCCTATTTATATCTTATTTTGTACTGA
- a CDS encoding NAD(P)/FAD-dependent oxidoreductase yields MKTAISYWEQQHFFTYEVIIVGSGIVGLNAAISIKDKNPKARVAILERGFLPAGASTKNAGFACFGSISELIEQEKNGGTPLLYQLIERRWKGLLKLRKLLGDDVLSYHNYGGYELFKKTDLQLADVCVAKISHFNELIKDIVGQDQAFKISNSKINTFGFRDVEILIENQLEAQIDTGKMMKALIQKATASGVMIYNSCEVTELKEEANHQILVTNQGNFKANQILLSTNAFIKDLLPDLDVVPGRGQVIITQPIPNLNIKGTFHYDKGYYYFRNIDNRVLLGGGRNLDIKGEETAAFGESYLIQSALKTLLKQVILPDTPFEIEQSWSGIMAFGNDIYPIVKAIRPGIFCAVRCNGMGIAMGSQTGEDAANLILPFL; encoded by the coding sequence ATGAAAACTGCGATATCATACTGGGAACAACAACATTTCTTCACCTATGAAGTAATCATAGTAGGAAGTGGTATTGTAGGTTTGAATGCTGCAATTTCAATAAAGGATAAAAACCCGAAAGCCAGAGTAGCGATACTTGAAAGAGGGTTCTTACCTGCTGGAGCCAGTACAAAAAATGCGGGATTTGCCTGCTTTGGAAGTATATCGGAATTGATTGAACAGGAAAAAAACGGAGGTACGCCTTTACTTTATCAATTGATTGAAAGGCGCTGGAAAGGGCTTTTAAAACTCCGTAAATTATTAGGTGATGATGTGCTTTCTTACCATAATTATGGTGGTTATGAGTTATTCAAAAAAACAGACCTTCAGCTGGCTGATGTTTGTGTAGCTAAAATCAGCCACTTCAACGAACTAATCAAAGACATTGTAGGTCAGGATCAAGCCTTTAAAATATCCAATTCAAAAATCAACACTTTCGGCTTCCGGGACGTTGAAATATTGATAGAGAATCAGTTGGAAGCGCAAATAGACACTGGAAAGATGATGAAAGCTTTGATCCAAAAAGCTACTGCATCTGGAGTAATGATTTATAACAGTTGCGAAGTAACTGAGCTCAAAGAAGAAGCAAACCATCAGATACTGGTTACAAACCAGGGCAATTTTAAAGCAAATCAGATACTATTAAGTACAAATGCATTTATAAAAGATCTTCTCCCCGATCTCGATGTCGTTCCCGGGCGTGGCCAGGTCATCATTACACAGCCCATCCCTAATCTAAATATAAAAGGAACTTTCCATTATGATAAGGGCTATTATTACTTCAGAAATATAGACAACAGGGTGTTGCTTGGTGGGGGGCGAAATCTGGATATTAAGGGGGAAGAAACCGCTGCTTTCGGAGAGAGCTATTTAATTCAGTCGGCACTAAAAACATTATTAAAACAGGTAATTTTACCGGATACTCCATTTGAGATTGAACAGAGCTGGAGTGGCATTATGGCTTTTGGAAATGATATCTATCCTATTGTAAAAGCGATCAGACCCGGCATTTTCTGTGCAGTAAGGTGCAATGGTATGGGAATCGCCATGGGTAGCCAAACAGGGGAAGATGCAGCCAACCTCATCTTACCCTTCCTCTAA
- the mfd gene encoding transcription-repair coupling factor: MNIRDLINRYKTDERIVALAKALNAGKGNKLQLKGLVGSADATIAIATYFLLHKPQLFILPDREEASYFMADLESILDKEVLLFPSSFRKAFEFTQIDTANVLARAEVLNELNHNSEYGKIVVTYPEALAEKVINRSVLEKNTLEIGINAKLGIDFINEFLIDYAFERTEFVYEPGQFSIRGGIVDIFSFSHDLPYRIEFFGDIVESIRTFEIESQLSVEDVKNLTIIPNVQSKYLTESNISLLDYIEKDTQLWFKDVEFSFDIVKGGYKKAAELWRALPAKEKQENPDWIDPKFAFTDEKMLADMVHDFVLVEFGKQFFYKTDHIFSFDTKPQPSFNKDFNLLIHNLKENEKQGIHNYIFSSSPKQTERLYAILEDIDKTAKFTPVNIPLREGFLDQNQNVAFYTDHQIFDRFYKYKLKRGYQRSQAITLKELRDLKPGDFVTHIDHGIGKYAGLEKVEVNGKTQEMIRLVYADNDLLYVNINSLNRIAKYSGKEGTPPKMNKLGTEAWDKLKKTTKKKVKDIARDLIKLYALRKTQVGTAFDPDGYLETELEASFIYEDTPDQEKATMDVKRDMEAPHPMDRLVCGDVGFGKTEIAIRAAFKAVANGKQAAVLVPTTILALQHFKTFSGRLKEFPCNVDYINRFKTNKQIKDTLALLAEGKVDIIIGTHRLLSKDVKFKDLGIMIIDEEQKFGVTSKEKLRVLRANVDTLTLTATPIPRTLHFSLMGARDLSIMSTPPPNRQAVNTELHVFNDKLIQEAVQFELDRGGQVFFIHNRVNDLPQLGGLIQRLVPKARIGIAHGQLDGDALEDVMLDFINGEKDVLVATTIIEAGLDIPNANTIIINHAHMFGLSDLHQMRGRVGRSNKKAFCYLLSPPLSTLTSEARKRLSAIEEFSDLGSGFNIAMRDLDIRGSGNLLGAEQSGFIAEIGFEMYHKILDEAIQELKEDEFKDLFKNEPVRPFVTFTQVDTDLELFIPDDYVTNITERYNLYTELSRLENEEQLKAFESALKDRFGPVPKPVKTMLNVLRLQWVAKKLAFEKLSFKKGVLRGYFIADKQSAFFDSTMFNQILHFAQMHPRICNLKEVKNSLRIAFENLNTVDEAVEMLGMVAK, translated from the coding sequence GTGAACATCCGCGACCTGATTAATAGATACAAAACAGACGAGCGCATTGTAGCATTGGCAAAAGCCCTTAACGCGGGCAAAGGTAACAAACTTCAGCTAAAAGGTTTAGTTGGTTCTGCCGATGCAACAATTGCAATTGCTACTTATTTCCTGTTACACAAGCCCCAGCTATTTATTCTTCCTGACAGGGAAGAAGCTTCTTATTTTATGGCCGACCTGGAAAGTATCCTCGATAAAGAGGTTTTACTTTTTCCGTCTTCCTTCCGTAAAGCTTTTGAATTTACACAGATAGATACCGCCAATGTTCTTGCAAGGGCAGAAGTTCTTAATGAACTGAATCACAATTCAGAATATGGAAAAATTGTAGTTACCTATCCTGAAGCTTTGGCGGAAAAGGTAATCAATAGGAGTGTCTTAGAAAAAAACACACTGGAAATTGGTATTAATGCTAAGTTAGGCATTGATTTTATCAATGAATTTCTAATTGATTATGCATTTGAACGTACAGAATTTGTGTATGAACCTGGCCAGTTTTCAATCAGAGGAGGAATTGTTGACATTTTCTCTTTCTCTCATGACCTTCCATACCGTATAGAATTTTTTGGAGATATTGTGGAAAGCATCCGCACTTTCGAAATTGAAAGCCAGCTCTCTGTTGAGGATGTAAAAAACCTGACCATTATTCCTAATGTGCAATCAAAATACCTGACTGAAAGTAACATCAGTCTCTTAGATTACATAGAAAAGGATACCCAGCTTTGGTTTAAAGATGTAGAGTTTAGCTTTGATATCGTCAAAGGAGGTTATAAAAAAGCTGCAGAATTATGGAGGGCACTTCCGGCAAAGGAAAAACAGGAAAATCCGGACTGGATAGATCCTAAATTCGCCTTCACAGATGAGAAAATGCTGGCAGATATGGTACATGATTTTGTGCTTGTAGAATTTGGAAAACAGTTCTTCTATAAAACAGATCACATTTTCTCTTTTGATACCAAGCCTCAGCCTTCCTTCAATAAAGATTTCAACCTGCTCATTCACAATTTAAAGGAGAATGAGAAACAGGGCATACACAATTATATTTTCAGTTCTTCTCCAAAACAAACCGAAAGGCTATACGCAATTCTCGAGGATATCGATAAAACAGCAAAGTTCACGCCGGTTAATATCCCCCTCAGAGAAGGTTTTCTTGATCAAAATCAGAACGTTGCCTTTTATACTGATCATCAGATTTTTGATCGTTTCTATAAGTACAAGCTAAAAAGAGGATACCAACGTAGTCAGGCCATTACTTTAAAAGAGTTAAGAGACCTCAAACCTGGAGATTTCGTTACCCATATTGACCATGGAATCGGAAAATATGCCGGTCTGGAAAAAGTAGAAGTGAATGGCAAAACCCAGGAGATGATTCGCCTGGTCTATGCAGATAATGATCTTTTATATGTCAATATCAATTCCCTTAACCGCATAGCAAAATATAGCGGAAAGGAGGGAACCCCACCAAAAATGAATAAACTGGGGACCGAGGCCTGGGATAAGCTAAAAAAAACTACTAAAAAAAAAGTTAAAGACATCGCCAGGGACCTGATTAAACTATATGCTTTAAGGAAAACCCAGGTTGGAACCGCCTTTGATCCGGATGGTTACCTGGAAACTGAACTGGAAGCCTCTTTCATTTATGAGGATACCCCTGACCAGGAAAAAGCAACAATGGATGTCAAAAGAGACATGGAAGCTCCACACCCAATGGACAGACTTGTTTGCGGGGACGTTGGATTCGGCAAGACGGAGATTGCCATCAGAGCAGCATTTAAAGCCGTCGCAAATGGTAAGCAGGCTGCTGTACTTGTACCAACTACAATTTTGGCTCTGCAACACTTTAAAACCTTCTCAGGCCGCTTAAAAGAGTTCCCATGCAATGTGGACTACATTAACCGGTTCAAAACAAATAAGCAGATTAAAGATACGCTTGCTTTACTGGCAGAAGGAAAAGTAGACATCATCATCGGTACCCATCGCCTCCTGAGTAAAGATGTAAAATTCAAAGATCTGGGTATTATGATCATTGATGAGGAACAAAAGTTTGGGGTTACTTCAAAAGAGAAGCTAAGGGTATTGAGGGCAAATGTGGATACATTGACCTTAACAGCAACCCCGATTCCAAGAACATTACATTTTTCGCTGATGGGAGCAAGGGACCTCTCTATTATGAGTACGCCTCCTCCAAACAGACAGGCTGTAAATACAGAACTTCATGTATTCAACGACAAATTAATACAGGAAGCTGTACAATTTGAACTGGACCGTGGCGGCCAGGTATTTTTTATCCATAACCGGGTGAATGACCTTCCTCAGTTGGGGGGATTAATACAACGCCTGGTTCCCAAAGCACGTATAGGTATTGCTCATGGACAACTGGATGGGGATGCCTTAGAAGATGTCATGCTTGATTTTATTAACGGGGAAAAGGATGTACTCGTAGCCACCACCATTATTGAAGCCGGACTTGACATTCCAAATGCCAATACCATTATCATCAATCATGCCCATATGTTTGGTTTAAGTGATTTACACCAGATGCGCGGCCGGGTGGGAAGATCCAATAAAAAAGCTTTTTGTTACCTGCTGAGCCCTCCTTTGTCGACACTCACCTCCGAAGCCAGGAAAAGGCTGAGTGCCATAGAAGAGTTTTCAGACCTGGGAAGCGGTTTTAATATTGCGATGAGGGATTTAGACATCAGAGGTAGTGGAAACCTCTTAGGAGCAGAGCAAAGCGGCTTCATTGCCGAAATAGGTTTCGAGATGTATCATAAGATACTAGATGAGGCTATTCAGGAACTGAAAGAAGACGAATTCAAGGATTTATTCAAAAATGAACCTGTCCGTCCTTTTGTGACTTTCACCCAGGTAGATACGGATCTGGAATTGTTTATTCCGGACGATTATGTAACAAATATTACAGAAAGGTATAATCTTTATACAGAACTCTCCAGGCTGGAGAATGAAGAACAGCTAAAAGCTTTTGAAAGTGCTTTAAAAGATCGGTTTGGACCTGTTCCAAAGCCGGTAAAAACGATGCTCAATGTATTGCGTTTGCAATGGGTGGCTAAAAAGTTAGCTTTCGAAAAATTAAGCTTCAAAAAAGGAGTATTGAGGGGGTATTTTATAGCAGATAAACAATCTGCCTTTTTTGATTCCACCATGTTCAATCAAATTTTGCACTTTGCACAAATGCATCCGCGGATCTGCAACTTAAAAGAGGTAAAAAACTCTTTGCGCATTGCTTTTGAAAATCTGAATACAGTAGATGAAGCGGTGGAGATGTTGGGTATGGTTGCCAAATAA
- a CDS encoding DUF3820 family protein, which yields MNPQILNDLVTMQMPFGKYKGRIICDLPESYLIWFHTKGFPPGKLGEMLGTLYEIKLNGLEYLLQPLKRK from the coding sequence ATGAATCCTCAAATATTAAATGACCTGGTGACTATGCAGATGCCTTTTGGCAAATACAAAGGAAGGATCATCTGCGACCTTCCTGAATCATATCTAATCTGGTTTCATACCAAAGGCTTTCCTCCGGGCAAGCTTGGAGAAATGCTGGGAACTTTATATGAGATCAAGTTAAATGGACTGGAATACTTATTACAACCCTTAAAAAGAAAGTAA
- a CDS encoding CPBP family intramembrane glutamic endopeptidase: MNLTENERPEKSPYLQLLSLGLYAFAGVFVSSILSILVLYFVYGEFMNSSWLVVTDSKFVPVNRIMISFQQLGLFLAPALFLAIGERKKISSFYDFKQTKATLFLLIVGLMAVSMPVLEFSMQLNQKMILPGFLKSVEQWMKIQEETAMATTVALLKMDSMSAYLLNIALIGILPAIAEELMFRGAIQRSLGRVFRNPHVAIWVSAFVFSAIHIQFYGFLPRFLLGAGFGYIYLWSKNLWYSIFAHFLNNTYAVTAAWYMQKNNIPLSESDKVTYFQWYGYVISIVLIFLAFKYFKNKASKDDG; encoded by the coding sequence ATGAATTTGACAGAAAACGAGAGACCTGAAAAAAGTCCTTACTTACAATTACTTAGTCTAGGCTTATATGCCTTTGCAGGGGTCTTTGTAAGTTCTATACTTTCCATACTGGTTTTATATTTTGTATATGGTGAATTTATGAATTCCAGTTGGCTGGTGGTTACAGATTCAAAGTTTGTACCGGTAAACAGGATTATGATTTCCTTTCAGCAACTAGGCTTATTTTTGGCTCCTGCTTTATTTCTCGCAATTGGAGAAAGAAAGAAAATAAGTTCTTTTTATGATTTTAAACAGACAAAAGCTACGCTCTTTCTTCTGATTGTTGGTCTTATGGCTGTTTCTATGCCTGTTCTGGAATTTAGCATGCAGCTCAATCAGAAAATGATATTGCCTGGGTTTCTTAAATCGGTAGAGCAATGGATGAAAATCCAGGAAGAGACGGCAATGGCCACTACTGTTGCACTTTTAAAGATGGATAGCATGAGTGCCTATCTGCTCAATATTGCGCTCATAGGTATTTTACCTGCAATAGCTGAGGAGCTAATGTTCAGGGGAGCAATTCAACGCTCTTTGGGAAGAGTGTTTCGGAATCCACATGTAGCAATTTGGGTTAGTGCTTTTGTTTTCAGTGCCATACATATCCAATTTTATGGTTTTTTACCTAGATTTTTATTGGGAGCAGGTTTCGGATATATTTATCTATGGAGCAAAAATCTCTGGTATTCCATTTTTGCTCATTTTTTAAATAATACTTATGCAGTAACCGCAGCATGGTATATGCAAAAAAACAATATACCTTTGTCCGAATCAGATAAAGTGACCTATTTCCAGTGGTATGGTTATGTCATTAGCATAGTGTTAATATTTCTGGCATTTAAATATTTTAAAAATAAAGCATCAAAAGACGATGGATAG
- a CDS encoding putative signal transducing protein: MDSNWVKVFSTQDAYTAEILKQGLIESEIAAVVMNQRDSSYQTFGMVHILVHPDNVDKAEAYIKENNIA; the protein is encoded by the coding sequence ATGGATAGCAATTGGGTAAAGGTATTTAGCACACAAGATGCTTATACTGCGGAAATACTTAAGCAGGGATTAATTGAAAGTGAGATTGCAGCAGTAGTCATGAACCAGCGGGATTCTTCTTATCAGACATTTGGAATGGTTCATATTCTCGTTCACCCGGACAATGTTGATAAGGCAGAAGCTTATATCAAGGAAAATAATATTGCATAA
- a CDS encoding zinc metallopeptidase, whose product MGTYLFLIVPILLISMFVQWKFRNKFSKYTEMHLSSGFSGKEVAEKMLHDNGIYDVRVMSTDGQLSDHYNPEDKTVNLSTDVYHGRSVAAAAVAAHECGHAVQQSKSYHWLQLRTNMVPVVSISSTLLQWVLIIGVLLIGFTGNPVVLSIGVAGLALLTLFSVIALPVEFDASRRALIWLKNNNGVMHTAEENKQAKDALWWAAMTYVVAALGSLANLIYYASMLFGRNKY is encoded by the coding sequence ATGGGAACTTATTTATTTTTAATAGTCCCGATATTACTTATTAGCATGTTCGTACAATGGAAGTTTAGAAATAAGTTTTCAAAATACACTGAAATGCACTTGAGTTCGGGATTTTCAGGAAAAGAAGTGGCGGAAAAGATGCTACACGATAATGGCATTTATGATGTGAGGGTGATGAGTACTGATGGTCAGCTCTCCGATCATTATAATCCGGAAGATAAAACGGTTAATTTAAGCACAGATGTTTACCATGGAAGAAGCGTTGCCGCTGCGGCTGTTGCCGCCCACGAATGTGGACATGCTGTACAGCAATCCAAGTCATATCATTGGCTTCAGTTAAGAACAAATATGGTACCTGTGGTGAGTATCTCGTCCACCTTATTACAATGGGTACTGATTATAGGAGTATTACTGATAGGATTTACCGGAAATCCGGTTGTATTGAGCATTGGAGTAGCTGGTCTTGCGCTTCTTACGTTGTTTAGTGTGATTGCTTTGCCTGTAGAATTTGATGCCAGCAGAAGGGCGCTGATCTGGTTAAAAAATAACAATGGAGTGATGCATACAGCCGAAGAAAACAAACAAGCTAAAGATGCGCTTTGGTGGGCAGCAATGACCTATGTAGTTGCCGCCCTGGGATCTTTGGCCAATCTGATCTACTATGCTTCCATGTTATTTGGAAGAAATAAATACTAA
- the dusB gene encoding tRNA dihydrouridine synthase DusB produces MSVKIGNIDLGEFPLLLAPMEDVSDPPFRFVCKQSGVDMMYTEFISSEGLIRDAAKSRAKLDIFEYERPIGIQIFGSEIDHMREATEIATMAGPDLMDINYGCPVKNVACRGAGSALLQDIDKMVKMTEAVVKATHLPVTVKTRLGWDDTTKNVEEVAERLQDIGIQALTIHGRTRAQLYKGAADWTLIREIKRNPRIKIPIFGNGDVDSIQKAADWRLEYEVDGIMIGRAAIGYPWIFREIRHFFNTGEILAGPTVEERVSVCRTHFEKSIAWKGPKVGVFEMRRHYSNYFKGLPDFKHYRMLLVKEDNIEIIHSILDEVADKYQHIYPDGEMA; encoded by the coding sequence ATGTCTGTAAAGATAGGAAATATTGATCTGGGAGAGTTCCCTTTATTGCTTGCGCCAATGGAAGATGTAAGCGATCCACCGTTCCGTTTTGTTTGTAAACAAAGCGGAGTGGATATGATGTATACTGAGTTTATTTCTTCTGAAGGATTGATCCGGGATGCGGCAAAAAGCAGGGCTAAACTGGATATTTTTGAATATGAACGCCCGATAGGTATCCAGATTTTTGGAAGCGAGATAGATCACATGCGTGAAGCTACAGAAATTGCGACCATGGCAGGTCCTGACCTAATGGATATCAATTATGGTTGCCCCGTTAAAAATGTGGCGTGCCGGGGAGCAGGCTCAGCTTTATTGCAGGACATTGATAAAATGGTGAAAATGACAGAAGCTGTAGTTAAAGCAACCCATTTACCCGTTACTGTTAAAACCCGATTAGGTTGGGATGATACCACCAAGAATGTAGAAGAAGTAGCAGAACGTTTACAGGATATTGGAATTCAGGCCCTCACCATTCATGGCAGAACCAGGGCACAATTGTATAAAGGAGCTGCTGACTGGACATTAATCCGGGAAATAAAAAGAAATCCAAGAATAAAAATTCCCATCTTCGGAAATGGTGATGTAGACAGCATTCAGAAGGCTGCAGATTGGAGATTGGAATATGAAGTAGATGGAATTATGATTGGAAGAGCTGCAATCGGCTATCCATGGATTTTTAGAGAGATCAGACATTTTTTCAATACCGGAGAGATCCTGGCAGGACCGACTGTAGAAGAACGCGTTTCGGTATGCCGTACACATTTTGAAAAATCAATTGCATGGAAAGGACCGAAAGTAGGCGTGTTTGAAATGAGACGCCATTATTCAAACTACTTTAAGGGTCTTCCTGATTTTAAACACTATAGAATGTTATTGGTAAAAGAAGATAACATTGAAATTATTCACAGTATATTAGACGAAGTGGCAGACAAATATCAGCACATTTACCCCGATGGTGAAATGGCTTGA
- a CDS encoding TM2 domain-containing protein yields the protein MFDSPFMSLPGITPQEYSYLQTATTGFSEQQLRGFLMIYGSKRRNPDDMILYCILGFFVPGLPRFLVNQIGMGVLYFFTIGLCFIGTIIDLVNHKNLAFEYNQRMVFESLQMVKMGNLQ from the coding sequence ATGTTTGATTCACCATTTATGTCATTGCCGGGTATCACACCCCAGGAATATTCGTACTTGCAGACTGCAACTACAGGATTTAGTGAACAACAATTGAGAGGGTTTTTAATGATCTACGGAAGTAAAAGAAGAAATCCGGATGATATGATCCTGTATTGTATACTCGGATTTTTTGTCCCTGGATTGCCAAGATTTCTCGTAAATCAGATAGGAATGGGTGTTTTGTACTTTTTCACTATAGGTTTATGTTTTATAGGAACGATTATCGATCTTGTAAACCACAAAAATCTGGCTTTCGAATATAACCAAAGGATGGTTTTTGAAAGTCTGCAAATGGTAAAAATGGGTAACCTCCAATAG
- the apaG gene encoding Co2+/Mg2+ efflux protein ApaG → MVTAITQGIKISVETMYQDEYSNPANEHFMFAYRITIENLSDYSIQLMRRQWFIFDSNGTEREVEGEGVVGLQPIMEPGGSHTYVSGCHLSTDMGAMSGNYLMHRMIDNTDFTVDIPEFNLIVPYRLN, encoded by the coding sequence ATGGTTACAGCAATCACACAAGGGATTAAAATATCAGTAGAAACCATGTATCAGGATGAATATTCTAATCCTGCTAATGAGCATTTTATGTTTGCTTACCGAATTACTATTGAAAACTTGTCAGACTATTCTATACAGCTGATGAGGCGCCAATGGTTTATATTTGATTCAAACGGTACTGAAAGAGAAGTGGAAGGAGAGGGTGTAGTTGGTCTTCAACCTATTATGGAACCGGGTGGAAGCCATACTTATGTATCTGGTTGTCATTTAAGTACAGACATGGGAGCCATGAGCGGTAACTACCTGATGCACCGAATGATAGATAACACTGATTTTACAGTAGATATCCCGGAATTTAACCTGATTGTACCTTACAGGCTTAATTAG